DNA sequence from the Hydrogenobacter hydrogenophilus genome:
ATTGCTTGCTCACCTCTTTCTCCGGTTCTTATACGAACTACTTCTTCAATGGGTATGACAAATATCTTGCCGTCTCCTACCCTTCCCGTTTGAGCAGTCTTTGCTATCGTTTCTATTACCTTTTCCACATCCTCGTCCTTTACCACCACCTCTATCTTTACCTTAGGAAGGAAGTCTATGACATACTCCGTTCCTCTGTAAATCTCCGTATGACCCTTCTGTTGACCAAAACCCCTAACTTCTGTGACCGTCATACCACCTATGCCTATCTCTACAAGGGCATCTTTGACCTCATCCAACTTGAAGGGTTTGATTATAGCTTCCACCTTCTTCATGTCAACCTCCTACATCTTTTATTGCAAAGAGCATGCCAAGAAACAGCCCTTTGCTAAAGCTTTATTTTATTACTTTTTGTAGACCCAGAGCACCTCCTCTGCTGTGAATTTGTTTACAATTTTGTTAATGTGTTAACTCTACATGAGGGCAGTACTTTATCTCTATGGTGGTATGAACTAAGTTGTCTATACCCTCAAGGCGCTTTATGTAGTAATCAACGGAACGATCCTCTGTGGTCATCACGCTGAGTATGCACGCGTACTTGTCATGATGCACTCTCAAAAGGTGGATGTCTTGAACCTTACTTGTGTTGTCTTTTTCTATTCTTTCTATGAGTTCTTTTACTAAGGGTGATGCCATTTCTCTGTCAAGGAGTATTTGCGCAGTATCCTTAAGAAGGCTATACGACCAACTTAGAATAACAGAGAACCCTACAAGTCCTGACAGAGGGTCTAAGTACCACATGCCTAAATACTCTCCACCAAGTAAAGCGGTTATTGCCAA
Encoded proteins:
- a CDS encoding P-II family nitrogen regulator, whose translation is MKKVEAIIKPFKLDEVKDALVEIGIGGMTVTEVRGFGQQKGHTEIYRGTEYVIDFLPKVKIEVVVKDEDVEKVIETIAKTAQTGRVGDGKIFVIPIEEVVRIRTGERGEQAI